In Bacteroidota bacterium, the genomic stretch TACTCATGATCTTCTGGTACCAGTCCTTCAGAAATTTATTTTCAACAATGGTTATCTGTTTGTGGTTTATGTTGTAATCAATTGGAACGGTTAACTTTATTGCATCCAGAACCTGTTGTAAAGTTTCATCATTCAGTTTTCCTGAAATCTTATAATTTTTTAAAGATTCATTTTTGAAATTAATTTCTACATCATATCTTCTTTCAAGTTGTATAGAAAGGTCTCCTAAACTTTCATGTTCGATAATCCATTTTTTGTCCTTCCAGGAAGTGTAAACTACAGGATCTATGTCTTGAATGACTATGATATGGGGGGCTTCTTCCTTTTTCTCTGTATATTTAAGGGATGTCGGGGTATTCATATTTGGAGAGCCAAGATGCCCTGTCCCCTTTATAAACTCAGCAATCTGATTCGGTTTTAGGGTGAGTTCTGTGTCTTCGCCGATTTTTGCTTTATTTATCCTTATTTCAACTATACCGTTTACCAGCGTTGTTTCAATCTTTTTCT encodes the following:
- a CDS encoding DUF4974 domain-containing protein; protein product: KKIETTLVNGIVEIRINKAKIGEDTELTLKPNQIAEFIKGTGHLGSPNMNTPTSLKYTEKKEEAPHIIVIQDIDPVVYTSWKDKKWIIEHESLGDLSIQLERRYDVEINFKNESLKNYKISGKLNDETLQQVLDAIKLTVPIDYNINHKQITIVENKFLKDWYQKIMSNN